The genomic window GCCGGACTGTTTGCCCTGGCGACATTCGCGTATGCTACTTTTTGCACGATGGTGCTCGTTTTCCCGTCGGACCTGTATCACAGCGACTCCGTTGCCACTGTGAGCGGCTTGAGCGGCACGGCTGCCGGAGCGTTGACGATTCTCTCAACCTTTCTCATCGGATGGATAGCCGATCATTACACATTTACGCCGATCCTTATTGCCGCGAGTGCGTTTCCCCTCATCGGAGCCGTGCTTGTCTTTGTGCTGATCCGAAATACAAAACACAGCGGAAAGGGCGTCCTGCTGCGAATCTAGGTTCGTCGGGGCTACCTCGTTCATCCTCCATCCCATATGCCCCCATTGGTGAAACGGCCTCGCACTTCTCAGACCGGAACTTCACGGTGTTCCCCGATGTTCTTTCTCCAAGACGATCGCTCGGAAACGTCCTGTGCGACCCCAATCCCAGGTGTTGTTCCAATTGTGTAGTCCCTACTCCAGAGGAGGACTTGTGAATCACTATCCACTTACCGAAGATCAAATCAGTTTCTATCAGGAGAATGGCTACGTTCGTCTGGATAACGTCCTGACAATGGACGAGGTGGATGTGCTTCGGAAGGTTGTCGCCCAGGCCGTGGAGGACAAAAACAAGTACAATTTAAACCTCGGTCCGCGCACTGATGAAGGATATTCAAAGGTCTTCCTTCAAATGGTGAACCTTTGGGAGCGATATCCGGTGCTCGAGGACTATGTTCACAACACCCGCGTTGCCGAAATTGCGCGGCGGCTGACACGTTCAAAATTCGTCCGGCTCTGGCACGATCAAGCGCTTATTAAATATCCCAAAGACAGCAAGGCAACCGCATGGCACCAGGACACGGTCTATTGGCCGATGAACGAGGCAGGGGGGCTTTCCTGCTGGATGGCGCTCGATGAAGTGACAGTTGAACGAGGATGCATGTGGTTTGTCCCCGGGTCGCATAAGCTCGGACCGCTTCCCCCGGTTGATCTCGGCAATGTTTCTCCCGATAACCTTGACGCTGTGCTTCCGGAGTCATTCCGCGGCGTGAAGCCGGTCGCGATTGAATTGAAGCCAGGCAGCTGCACGTTTCACAACGGTCTTACATTCCACTACGCCGGACCGAACATCACGGAAATCCCCCGTCGGGCGATGGTGACAATCTTCATGCCGGGGGGGACGACGTACAGGAAGCACACGCACATCATTGGAGATCGCAGCAATCTTCAACCGGGAGAAGAGTTTCACGGGCCGCTCTTTCCGGTTCTTGCCCGCGACTAAGCAGCCAATGATTGCTTTCGTTGGCACCATGTAGGCCAAAACACGCTGCGCGTTTTTGGAAAGGGCGCGTGCGAAGCCAGGTTGAGCAAGCGCCTTCGGATTTCCCGCCAAATTTCCGTATCTTCAGTGAAGACCAGTCAACTCCCCGCAGCACTCCTCTTGTCCAGAACCGGGTGTCCATAGAATTCCGACTCAGTCAGGAATGGAGCTACGTGACGTCGAACGAAACATGCTGTTTCGTTGGTTGTGTGCGGGCGGTCGACTCATAGAAAGGGCAAAATTATATGCGTATCAACTTTATTGTCACGTTAGCCGTTCTTCTTGTGTTTGCAGGCTGCGGCCAGTCGGAACTCGAAAACAAGAACAAGGAACTCACGAAGCAGTTAGAGGCGAAGGATCAATACATCGAAGAAGTCACTTCGGCGATCAACGAGATTCATAATCAGCTCGAGAGCACTTGGGCGATGGAGAACAAGGTCCTCCAGCAATCCTCTGCCAGGGAAGGAGCCAAGCCGCCGACCCATCTGCAAGTGAAGCAGCAAATCCTGAGTCGGATCTCCGATATCGATTCCATACTTGCGGCCAATAGGAAAAAGCTTTCAAATCTTCAGCTTCGACTGAAGAACGCTGCCATCCAGTATGCCGGACTTCAGAAGATGGTAGAAGACCTGAAGACGACTCTGGAAGAGCGCGAGAAGACCCTTGCCGACCTGCAAGCCCGTGTGACATCTCTCGAATCTGTGGTTTCCGAGAAGACGCGGGTCATCGCCGCACGCGAAGCTACGATTGATGATCAATCCAATCAATTGAACGAGCGAACCCGGCAATTAAATACCGTGTACTTTGTTGTCGGGAAGAAGGATGACTTGAAGGCGAAGGGGATTATCACGGACGAAGGCGGTTTCCTGTGGGGA from Ignavibacteriales bacterium includes these protein-coding regions:
- a CDS encoding phytanoyl-CoA dioxygenase family protein → MNHYPLTEDQISFYQENGYVRLDNVLTMDEVDVLRKVVAQAVEDKNKYNLNLGPRTDEGYSKVFLQMVNLWERYPVLEDYVHNTRVAEIARRLTRSKFVRLWHDQALIKYPKDSKATAWHQDTVYWPMNEAGGLSCWMALDEVTVERGCMWFVPGSHKLGPLPPVDLGNVSPDNLDAVLPESFRGVKPVAIELKPGSCTFHNGLTFHYAGPNITEIPRRAMVTIFMPGGTTYRKHTHIIGDRSNLQPGEEFHGPLFPVLARD